In Zalophus californianus isolate mZalCal1 chromosome 16, mZalCal1.pri.v2, whole genome shotgun sequence, the sequence CAGTCGTTTTCGCTTCTGTTCGCcgcagtttccttttctgtaaatcaGGGTTGGTGACATTAACCATCCTTACCATTAGGGGCTAGTTGTGGGAGCGATAAGTAATTgctgccatttatttattgaaccaTTGcagtgtgccagacactgtgctaaataTTTTGCTTCGATGATTTCCCGTCACCGTCaaaacaaccttatgaggtaggtactatttttaaccccattttactgatgagaaagctgaggctctgaGAAAGTTGTCCGAGGTTACAGAGCTAGCAAGGGGCAAGACCAGGATTAtaattaggttttttgttttttactccaGGACCCATGTTCTAAATAAGGATGTGGAAGCTATTCAGATGTTGATATGTTCCACAAATATTCTTTGAGCAGCTACTATGGCATTATGCTGGGCACTAGGGTACATAGAAAAATACACATGATCCTTGTCTGCCAGAAGTCTCGTAGAGAGAGATGGACAGGTAGAAGAGTATAATGAAGTTTTATAGGTATTGTGAGAGTAGTCTGTTAATGATAATCATCATCAGATTGGATTTGCCCGGGGACAGCTGTGAAAGCTGCACATTCTCTGAGGGAAAGAGTGGGTACTCTAAGGtccttcctgcctttctaagaaactgccaagggAGAAACTACACAGTACACAAAGAGAGATAGGGATATGGATTATGAGAGCTATTTTGGAATCTTTTCCAAATCTTTCCACTTAGTGGTTTTGCAGTTGCGAGCCTCTGGTGACCCAGGAGGGCGGTGTTTCTGGTGTCTGTCCTCCTTCGCTCCCTGGGACTTGTCAGAAGAGTTTCAGAGGTGGCAGACACGGGGCCTGCTGCATAATGTCTGCTGATGGCTCCTACAGATGTGTTCCTTTGGGGTGGTCTGACTGTGCTTCTGATGAGAAATTAATTCTTTGGTTCTTGACATCTGAACCTGAAAACGTGACCATGAATAAGGTAGGGTTCAAACGGGACAGTCTGGCAAGAGTGGCTGCACTATGCATCCAGAAgaccctaaaataaaatatttcaggctttttgGTCTCTCTGAAGCCACCTTGGAGCCTTCTCAGGGGGCACAGTTGCTAAAGCAAGTGATAGAAATCCTAGAGAAACTCAGGGCTCAAAGAAGCAAATGTTTTCCCACCTACCAAAAAAGCAACAGCCAGTGGCAGCAGCAGTCGCCCCAACAAGGCCATGAGATTTTCCTGATGATCCATGCTCTTTGGGAGCTCgaaatgtgagagaggaaagaTGTGGAACCTGAAAGCTAGTGTTTCACAATAGAGGCAAAGGGTAAGTCCTTAGCTTTAGGTTCGGGGTCCAGAGGTAGGAAAGTTTGTTCCCCCTTCCATAGGACACTGAACTCCATTTTCTTTCAGGGCTGAGTCAGTTAGGACTGAAACAAACTAGGAACCCGGTTGCAACCCCACGTACCCTGCTGATGCTATCCCCCTTTGTTCCTGCAGTGTCGACCCAGTCAGCAGCCAGGCCATGGAGCTCTCTGATGTCACCCTCATTGAGGGTGTGGGTAATGAGGTGACTGTGGTGGCAGGTGTGGTGGTGCTGATTCTAGCCTTGGTCCTAGCTTGGCTCTCTACCTACGTAGCAGACAGCGGTAGCAACCAGCTCCTGGGCACCATTGTGTCAGCTGGAGACACATCCGTCCTCCACCTGGGGCATGTGGACCATCTAGTAGCAGGCCAAGGCACCCCAGAGCCAAGCGAACTCCCCCATCCATCCGAGGGTAATGATGAGAAGGCTGAAGAGGCTGGCGAAGGTGGGGGAGACTCCACAGGggagcctggagctgggggtggtATTGAGCCGAGCCTTGAGCATCTGCTTGACATCCAAGGCCTTCCCAAGAGACAAGCGGGCCCAGAAAGCAGCAGTCCAGAGGCCCCTCTGAGATCTGAGGATAGCagctgcctccctcccagccctggcctcaTCAGTGTGCGGCTCAAATTCCTCAATGACACCGAGGAGCTGGCTGTGGCCAGGCCGGAGGATACTGTGGGTGCCCTGAAGAGGTGAGTGGACTGGAGAGTGGGAGGCTGCTCATACCCCTTGCCCTCAGCCCCTGGTCACCTGAGAGGAGGCTGGTATCCACCTGGGAGCAGTAGGGATGTATCAGGTCCAGCCCCCACTAGGGGTGGGTGGGATACTTCTTAGAAACTCACCCTTCAGTTCTTCCCTCATTGCCCTGTTTTGTTGGTCCAGGCCTGTTTGCCTTCTCATTCCTTgccttctgtctttccttctttcctttcatccTTCCAGTAAATACTTCCCTGGACAAGAAAGCCAGATGAAACTGATCTACCAGGGCCGTCTGCTGCAGGATCCGGCCCGCACACTGCGTTCCCTGAACATTACTGACAACTGTGTGATTCACTGCCACCGCTCACCCCCAGGGTCAGCTGTTCCAGGCCCGTCAGCCTCCCTGGCCCCCTCTTCAGCCACCGAACCCCCCAGCCTCGGCGTCAGTGTGGGCAGCCTCATGGTGCCTGTGTTTGTGGTGCTGTTGGGTGTGGTCTGGTACTTCCGTATCAATTACCGCCAGTTCTTTACAGCACCTGCCACGGTCTCCCTGGTGGGGGTCACTGTCTTCTTCAGCTTCCTAGTATTTGGGATGTATGGACGATAAGGACATAGGGGGAAAATGAAAGGCATGGTCTTCCTCCTTTATGGCCTCCCTCCTTTCCTGGCCAGAGCTGGGCCCAAGGgcttgggagggaggggtggaaagGATGTGGCAGGTCCTCCTCCATAGGACACAGGAGGCAGGTACAGGGCCTCCACTTCACGTCCACAAGGGTACAGACATCCCATCTCTGTGCAAGCACAACTCAGGTAGAAACGAGGATGTcatcttctttcccttttaggGTCCTAAAGTTCAGAGCTGAGCTGGTAGCCCAGCTCGCTGGGGGAGCCTGGGCTCCGAGGATTCCCTCCCAGCTGTGGCCCTAGCTCTTTCCATTGTCCTGCATGTCTGCTCCTCAGTACCCAGGGCCGCCTGCCAGGGCAGCTCAGCATGGCCCCAGCATACTTCTGGAGGGAGCCTGgagtatttttctgtttcttaagggAATATCCATCTTTTGAGACTAGAAGTCACGCAGCAGGAATGAAGGTCGTGTCTGCTTTCTATATAGGCACCTAGCCACCTCtaccttctccctccacccctgtaGCAGGAATAGGATGTTCTCTGTGTTCTGGATAGTTTCCAGTGTTCTCCCCTTTTTTGAaagcactttgctttttttttctttttttaatagtccTTTATAGAGCTCAGTCAGAAAGGGGATTGGGGCACAAAGCCAAGCCCCCAGCATTGGGAGAGGCCAAGCCACAGCTGCTGCTACCCTAGGCCTAAGGCTGTAAGCGAGAGACAGCTCTGGCCCTCAGCCAGtgtcctgccctgcccagctccaAGGACGAGCTCTGGGTATGGagccctgggccccaggccctTGCCTCTGGGGTTCTTGGATGGAGGGTCAGTGTCTGTGACTAAATAAAGTTCCATTTTGTGGCTGTGGAGCCTCCTTCTGTGACATTAAGAGAATGGCTTtgctctgcccgcccccccccatcaACATGGTAATGAGGGTGGGTAGGCCGGGCTACCAACGGGAGATGCAGTTTATTTACACCAGCAGCCATGGGGGCAGGGGAAATACACAGCGTTTACAAAGTTAGCTACCTGTACAGGATGGattacatatgcaaaaataaaaatctcaagacCACAGGACAGCGtgagcccctcccccctcccccaatgaCCCCAGCATGCGGTAATGCCAGGCGGGTGGCCCCTGGGCATGCGGGGGGGAGTGATGCATGGAAGGAAAAGCCACCGGCCATGGAAATTAGTACagaaccccccccacacacactcagacacatgATAGGATACAGGGTGGACGACACCTAGccggggtgggaaggatgggatTGAAACCCACACAGCCTGCTGTTcgagggaggggagtggggagctcCTAGCCCCTGTTCAACTACATGGTAGGGGGGGCACACTCTCCCCAGAAGGAAAGGGGTTTGCTCCCTCAGGGTCCCTGCTGGACCAAGCCCATCTCTTACCCAGCTTGGGCAGGGGGCTCTGCCCTGAGGGCGGGCCAAGGAACAATGGGGAAGTGGATGTGGACAAACCAGTTCCCAAACTACTTCCCACTTCTCCCTCCTCTAACCAgagggggggaaagggagaggccaGAGGGGAAAGGGTATGGTAGGGCCTGAGCTGCAGCTGCCTCTCAGAAGGGAGAATGGCCCATGGCCTTCCTCCCTTCACCTTCAACCCACTCCCAAGACTTCATTTGGAAGCAGGCTGGAGGCTGGCTGAAatcctcctttccctctggctTCCCCTTAGAGGGAGAAGACATTGGAGGGTCAAGAACAGAGGAGCCCAGGCCCCAGGATTTATTCTAACTCCTGCCAAAAtctgtttggctttttaaaaaataatcacaattcTTGGGTTAAAAACCAATTTGTAACCAGGCATCAGCCACAATCAACAACCACCCCAGGGGGAGATTGGGGTTACAGACAGGGTACTGCAGCCCTATCTCTCGTTGTTCCCTTAACCCTCTAGGGTCCCTAACCCAAATCAGTCCAACCAGTCCTGGGTACTAGCTACCCAAATGTGGGATGGCTCCTCCTGGGAAGAGGGCAGGGTTCACATCCAGCAAATGCCAGAGAACATGGCTCAGGGTCAACTCCATCCCTGTGTCAGTCAGCTCTGCTCCTAGCCCAGACTGTAGTCCTCCAGCTCGGCTCCTGGGAGCGATGGTGCCCACGTGGAGGTGGGACGGTACATCTCTTCGGGATGTAGACCAGGCAGGTGGGCACACTGGCGTGAGAGTCCCACAGAGGGGCAATGCCTAGGCACGACACCCCTCTACTGACAACCCAGAGCACAGAGACTAGCCTCTACCCACCCCAACTCCTAGCAAAGGGGGAGAGGTAAAAGATCAGGATTTTCCTCAGAGCCCCAAACCACAAGTACagaataaataacttaaaagcGGCTAAGGAAGGGGAAACAGGGCAGGCTTCAGAGGCAGGAGCATCGAGAGAGGAACTGAAGCTGGTCAAGGTGAAGGAGGGGGGTAGCAAGCAGCAGTTGGGAACTTGGACTGCCCTGCTAGGGCAGCGGGGCAGGGTAGGCGGGAGGAACATGGGGCCACCCCAGGAGGGTGAGGCTGGGCCCCTTCCTGGGGCAGGGAATGAggtaagaaaacatttcaaataaagcaGCACCGTTCCCTCTCaccttggggccccactcctcaccAGCCCTGGGTCAGGGAGGAAAGGTAGGGGGGGAGTCATTTTGATACACAGCTCCCTCTTCCTaccctccccttgccccttccTTGAAGCTGCAGAGGCTGGAGGCCCTTTCCTGGCACCCAACAACAAAAGGACAGCTCCTGCTGCCAAGGAGGCCCATGGGGACTGAGGGGAAAGGGCTGCCCCTATCGGGGGGCAGGGAAGGCGGTGGCAGCTCTGGACTCCCACCTCAGCAGACAGTTTGCTGTGCCTGCCTACCCCTGGGATTGGGGGCATTTGATAGGATTCTGCACACAGACAGGACacgcccagccctgcccctcagcTCCAAGCACCGGACCCATTCACATTGCTGAGGGCAGCTGGGGGAGGCCCCCTCCAGGCTCAGCTTCCAACCCACAGCCTCCCGGGTAGCCACGATGCTTCTCGGCAGGGCTTAGTCCagttcctggggtggggggcaggcagtgcCCTGGCACAGTGCCCAGGTCAGGCCCCTGGCCTAGCTGGACATCCAGTAACTCACAGAATAAATAGGAAAACCGCCTCCCCACCAAACTTATGTCCAAGGCATAATATGTCCAGGTCTGAGTCCTGCATGCCAAGGGGTCGTGCTCCATTGCAGAGGACCCTGACACCCCCCAGGGGTGCATAATTGGATCCTCTGCCTGCCTGGCCCACCAAGCCTCCCAAGCCCAAACCCCCAGCAGCCGTCCATTTGCCAGGCTTTGCCAcctgggtgggggttgggagagagGGCTCTGCTCAGCCAAAGGCTATCCCTTGCACCCAAGTCAGTTGATGTCATCGTAGATGCTGGGCGTCGGGGGTGCCGGTGGCTTTGGCTTCTTCTTCTTGTTGGAGCCTAGGCTGGAGGCAGTCCCTACCAGGCTCAgatgggatttctttttcttggttttccgTGACTCAGAGCTGTTGGTACCTGAACAGAAAGAGGCACCAGGGATGAGAGTTGGGCTGTGTCAGGAGAACACAGGTGTCCCCACAACCCTGGCTTCGGGCAGAGAGCCCGTGGGGCCCAGATGTATCACCTACCTAGACCCCATCCCTGATTCTCACTCGTCTTGGAGGAGCCTGAATCAGAGGGTGAGAGATCAGAGGAGCCGTCCCACTGAAGCCGGCTGATCAGGGCCTGGCTGTCAGTCATGTCAAAGCTGTCATTATCCAGGGAACTCTCGACCTCTGGAAGGACGCTGGAAAGGGGAGGGGTCAAAGAAGGGCTTTAGGGATACCAACATCATCCTAATCTTCCACAACCCACCGCCCTCCTTGGAGGGTCCCTTACACCGAGGGTCCGAGGAAGTAAATCCGCACGGCTCGCCGCTGCTCATCTGTGTGCTGGGGGCAGCGCAGGGACCTGGTGGGGAGAGAATTAATCAGAGCCTGACAAGGCAAGAAAGGGTCTGAGGACCTCAGGTGAAGCCTCTTTTCCTCAGCAGAGGCGGGAGGAATGGACTCAGACAGGGAAGGGATAAACAGAGGGCCCCGAGATTGTGGCCCAAGGCCTGAccctcagaggagggaggggaagggtgggagCCCCACTGCCCAAGTCCAAGGGTACTCCCGACCCATGCCCAGGGTGAGTGTGCAGCAGGGCCCCCGGCCCCCTTTCTAGGTTGTGAGCTCACCTTGTGCACATCTTCTTGGTGTGTTCAGAAATCACCCCACATTGCTGGAAGAGGAATAGAAGCTGAAAGGAGGGACGGAGGGAGCCTACTCTAAACACTAGATATTCTCTTCTGTACAAATGCTGCATCGCACAAACAGAAGTGGCCCCACGGTGTCCAGGACAGTCCCAGACCACCACTGGCCAggaagcctgattccaaagagaGCGAGCTACGTGGCCCTGACTGCTGTCACCAGCCCCCTCCGGGGATGTGACCACTGCCTGTGGCTCCAGCCCACTCCCAAGGGCCTCCCCTTCCCTGGTCTCTCACCGTGGTGAGCAGGTTCCGCAGCTCGTCCGGCCCCAGGGTCTCGTAGCTGATCCCAGTTGAGTTGTTATACTGGGGGAAAACCAAAGGTACAGGTCAGACAAGAGGCAGCCCcagagggagggggggggaagggccGGATGGGTGGGGGGAACCAGTCTCTCTCATCTGTCTCTACGTGGGAGGGCCTACGACCGGCCCAGCGGTTTTCCAGCGATTCTGCCCATCCCACCGGCACGTCGGGGAGGGGCTGGGACCCAGCAAGAACATAAGTATGCAAGACCGGAATACCCCATCTAGTGCTTCCGGCATCGGCATCGGCATTCTGATCCCTACCTGTCCAAATCCCACCCAGCTcacagcaaggaaaacaaaagaaaacctgagAGGGGCAGCACCTACTCACCTTAAAAGGATCCGAATTGCTAAGTtcccctgaagaagaaaaaagaaggggaagggtGTTTGATGCAGAGGTACAGACAGAGAACCCTGAAAATAACCAGAGAGGAAGTGGGGGTGACAGAAGGATCACAGGCCCTCCCTCAATACCCGTCCCCCTtagccccccacctccacccgcCAGCAACGAGTCCCAGCAGGCGCAGCTAGAACCACCCCCATCATTCAAGCCCCACTTaccatttttgtgttttaaagacTTGGATCTTCGAGGGGAATTGGGGTTCTGGAATGGGAGATACCACAGCTTTGGGGAAAGGGTAACGATAAAGGGGAGCCGAGAacccagggaaggaaaaaagatttgACAAAGAAACATCCTCAAATTCCTACTCTTCCTCCCCAGTAAGAGGCCCACCTACCCATATTCcctcctcccctactcccccaAGGCCTCCGCTGCCCTCCTGCCCACCACAGACACCCTCATCCCAAAACCCAGAGAGGCACCCCATGGACCTCAGACTTGAGTCAAGATACCAGAGGACTCCCTGCCCAAAGGGGAGGGTATCTGTCCTTCGCCCAAATTTCCCTCATGCTCGCCCCGGCTCTCACCTTGTCTGATTTTCTCTTCTTGGCTGAAGAGGACAAAAACAAGAGGGCAGGGTCACTTTCAGTTCTCGATCTAAGGACCCCCCCCCAATGGAAACGCACAAAGCTACATTCTCCCCTTCTCATTCAACATAACAGCTTGTGACCCTTATGTACCCAATTCCCACTTGCTCACCTCACCCCGATGCCCACCCACCCCAGCTTCCCCAGATCCCCAAACACCTTTCTTCTCTGAGCCATAGGACCAGTCGTTGTCATTGATGTCATCGTTATCCTCTTGGTCACTCTCGGACTTGTTCATATTGTTGCTATTGGCAATCCTGCCAACGGGAGTGAAGACAAAGGGTCAAGGCGGCCACCTCTCTCTGCTCCCGGCCACAGAGGCCAAGCATGTGCCACCCTCTGTGCCCTACCAAGGCCCCAACGCCGCGGCACAGGGTACGAGAGACGAGCCCAGCAGCTCTGGGTCTAGCAGCGGCAGAAGCCCGAAGCCCTCACCGGCGGTTGGCGATGCGGCTGCTGTTCCGGCCCATTCCCAGGCACTTCTCCAGATGGGGAGCGAAGCGGGAGGCAGCAATACTGCGGCTGCAATTGGGGCAGACACACTCCTTGCTCTTCCACTGGTTGAAAACCTGTCCAAAGATGTCCAACCCCGGCTGGTCCACGATCTCTGGGGACAGGAGAGGCGTGGCGATCAGGGCGGGCAGGGGACCCTCACCTCTTGTTTCCCCGCCCGTGGCCTCTTGAAACCCCCTGCCTAGGCTCACGGGAGCTCCAGGCACTATATCTGGTGCAGTTTCCAGAGGAGGAACTTCCAAGGATCCCCGGGGCAGGGGCCGGACGGCTCTCCTTCAACCCTGAAGCTCACCAAAATCCTTCATGCTATCAGGGTCCGTGTCGTCCAGGAAGAAGTAGCCACACTTGACGGCCCGGTGTACCTCGAAGCAGAATCCCAAACAAGAATCCTCGACCAGGTCCGCGTATATCTCCTGAGCTATGGCCTGGGCCCAGGGGAGAACATCCGTGGTCAGGAGAGTCATGGCCCCCTGGACTGAGAGCAACTCTCACCAACCAAACCTGTCAATTCGCCCTGGCCAAAGACAATGCTTTCTTTGCCATTTTCCCCATCTTGACTTCGCGTCCTTTCTTCTTCCGGATCCTTGGGCCTTTTCAGCTGGCTATTCCCTTTAAGGAACCAGGCTGACTACCCAAATTCCTCTTTGGTGTGAATGCCAGATATAGCGACGTAGAGACATCAAGAGAAAGAACTAGAGGCACACGTGGGGGAGCCCTCACCTCTAGTTTGCTGTTATCCAGGCCAGACAAAGACATTTCctccattttcatttgtaaacTCTTGTGGAGACGGCGCTCTGACTGCTCATAGCACAGCGGGCGGCAACACGGCTGcacacatgggggtgggggggtgttggtGTGAGTCCAAGGCACCTCTGAAGACTGCCACCTTCCCTCTGCACCTCACTGCCCAGAGCTTAATCCTGGCATCAGGATATACACCTCCCCAAGGCCTAGGCTCACTAAGTCTGGATGGTCCTTCAGGGCCTGAAACCCAGAGGCGGCCTAGTCCTTCCCAGGACTGAACTCGGGCCCTGGACTCTGCTACCAGTCAAAGTCTGGGTCTATAGGAGGCAGCAGCTCACCCCAGGTCCCCCAAACTCAAacccctctttgatacccatggTGCAatgcagcagggggaggagaaggaactCTAAGGCCTCAAAGCAAACCCACAGGGTGTGGCAAAGAACTGCACAGACTCCTAAATACACCCCCCCCTTCTCTAGGCTCTCCTCAGAGTCACCTCTGCTTTCAGCCAGGATGTCCACTTGGGGGGGTACTGCTACCAGAAGTAGGAATGGCCCTAAGAACCCTACAACCTTCACCCCACTCTGTCTTCCCTGGAAATAAGCCTGTGACTACAGAAGGGGAGCAGAACCCACAGAAACCTAGAGCTGAAGGAGCATTTCTAGCCACCATGAGCAAGAAGAGGGGATAGAGCCCGGTTGGGATGGCATGCCGGGAGTGGGCACTCCCCTTACCTGTTCTCCTTTTAGAtaaccaccctccctccctcaggaCCAGCCCGGAAGTCTCTCCAAGAGCCCCAAAGTCCAGGAATCCCCACCAAAGGATTCAGAAACAGCGCCCACAGTCCGGGGCCCCTCTGAACGGTGGGTACGAGTTTAAGGAGCTGCCGGCCTAGAGTGGGGTGGGGACTGACAAATGAGCCaggggcactggggagggtaggAGGCCGGGCCTCGGCTCTTCCCCCGTCCCTGCGGCACTGCTGCTGCATCATACCGACTGGGGGGAGGAGAGCCGAGCCGCCCGAGGCCGGCGCCGGTCCGGGACAGACCGACCCCCAGAGAGTGGGCAGAGTGGGACGCGTCCCGGCCCCTCTCCTTCCCCGCCCGCCGACAGCCCCAGCCGGCCGGGGAGAGGAGTCCGGGAGGGTGTCTCTATTGTCCCGGGGGCTGGGGCCTGGCTCCCTAACAAAGgcccctcgccccctccccggccGGCCCTGCCCCGCCCAGGGGGGGACCCAGACAGGGGGAGAGCTGGGGGCCCGGGCCGGGCCGGGAAGCCGGGGGAAGCCGGGCGTTTCCGCGTCGGcccggggggaggggaaggggcgcTGACCCagacctggggggagggggcccaagcc encodes:
- the TMUB2 gene encoding transmembrane and ubiquitin-like domain-containing protein 2 isoform X1, which codes for MVCDPLTGLYPCGLGELSLAARDQCARHCAKYFASMISRHRQNNLMSVDPVSSQAMELSDVTLIEGVGNEVTVVAGVVVLILALVLAWLSTYVADSGSNQLLGTIVSAGDTSVLHLGHVDHLVAGQGTPEPSELPHPSEGNDEKAEEAGEGGGDSTGEPGAGGGIEPSLEHLLDIQGLPKRQAGPESSSPEAPLRSEDSSCLPPSPGLISVRLKFLNDTEELAVARPEDTVGALKSKYFPGQESQMKLIYQGRLLQDPARTLRSLNITDNCVIHCHRSPPGSAVPGPSASLAPSSATEPPSLGVSVGSLMVPVFVVLLGVVWYFRINYRQFFTAPATVSLVGVTVFFSFLVFGMYGR
- the TMUB2 gene encoding transmembrane and ubiquitin-like domain-containing protein 2 isoform X2, whose product is MISRHRQNNLMSVDPVSSQAMELSDVTLIEGVGNEVTVVAGVVVLILALVLAWLSTYVADSGSNQLLGTIVSAGDTSVLHLGHVDHLVAGQGTPEPSELPHPSEGNDEKAEEAGEGGGDSTGEPGAGGGIEPSLEHLLDIQGLPKRQAGPESSSPEAPLRSEDSSCLPPSPGLISVRLKFLNDTEELAVARPEDTVGALKSKYFPGQESQMKLIYQGRLLQDPARTLRSLNITDNCVIHCHRSPPGSAVPGPSASLAPSSATEPPSLGVSVGSLMVPVFVVLLGVVWYFRINYRQFFTAPATVSLVGVTVFFSFLVFGMYGR
- the TMUB2 gene encoding transmembrane and ubiquitin-like domain-containing protein 2 isoform X3, whose amino-acid sequence is MELSDVTLIEGVGNEVTVVAGVVVLILALVLAWLSTYVADSGSNQLLGTIVSAGDTSVLHLGHVDHLVAGQGTPEPSELPHPSEGNDEKAEEAGEGGGDSTGEPGAGGGIEPSLEHLLDIQGLPKRQAGPESSSPEAPLRSEDSSCLPPSPGLISVRLKFLNDTEELAVARPEDTVGALKSKYFPGQESQMKLIYQGRLLQDPARTLRSLNITDNCVIHCHRSPPGSAVPGPSASLAPSSATEPPSLGVSVGSLMVPVFVVLLGVVWYFRINYRQFFTAPATVSLVGVTVFFSFLVFGMYGR
- the ATXN7L3 gene encoding ataxin-7-like protein 3 isoform X2, yielding MKMEEMSLSGLDNSKLEAIAQEIYADLVEDSCLGFCFEVHRAVKCGYFFLDDTDPDSMKDFEIVDQPGLDIFGQVFNQWKSKECVCPNCSRSIAASRFAPHLEKCLGMGRNSSRIANRRIANSNNMNKSESDQEDNDDINDNDWSYGSEKKAKKRKSDKLWYLPFQNPNSPRRSKSLKHKNGFSVCTSASNTLPLLFSSSGELSNSDPFKYNNSTGISYETLGPDELRNLLTTQCGVISEHTKKMCTRSLRCPQHTDEQRRAVRIYFLGPSVVLPEVESSLDNDSFDMTDSQALISRLQWDGSSDLSPSDSGSSKTSENQGWGLGTNSSESRKTKKKKSHLSLVGTASSLGSNKKKKPKPPAPPTPSIYDDIN
- the ATXN7L3 gene encoding ataxin-7-like protein 3 isoform X3; this translates as MKMEEMSLSGLDNSKLEAIAQEIYADLVEDSCLGFCFEVHRAVKCGYFFLDDTDPDSMKDFEIVDQPGLDIFGQVFNQWKSKECVCPNCSRSIAASRFAPHLEKCLGMGRNSSRIANRRIANSNNMNKSESDQEDNDDINDNDWSYGSEKKAKKRKSDKNPNSPRRSKSLKHKNGFSVCTSASNTLPLLFSSSGELSNSDPFKYNNSTGISYETLGPDELRNLLTTQCGVISEHTKKMCTRSLRCPQHTDEQRRAVRIYFLGPSVVLPEVESSLDNDSFDMTDSQALISRLQWDGSSDLSPSDSGSSKTSENQGWGLGTNSSESRKTKKKKSHLSLVGTASSLGSNKKKKPKPPAPPTPSIYDDIN
- the ATXN7L3 gene encoding ataxin-7-like protein 3 isoform X4 — translated: MKMEEMSLSGLDNSKLEAIAQEIYADLVEDSCLGFCFEVHRAVKCGYFFLDDTDPDSMKDFEIVDQPGLDIFGQVFNQWKSKECVCPNCSRSIAASRFAPHLEKCLGMGRNSSRIANRRIANSNNMNKSESDQEDNDDINDNDWSYGSEKKAKKRKSDKNPNSPRRSKSLKHKNGELSNSDPFKYNNSTGISYETLGPDELRNLLTTQCGVISEHTKKMCTRSLRCPQHTDEQRRAVRIYFLGPSVVLPEVESSLDNDSFDMTDSQALISRLQWDGSSDLSPSDSGSSKTSENQGWGLGTNSSESRKTKKKKSHLSLVGTASSLGSNKKKKPKPPAPPTPSIYDDIN
- the ATXN7L3 gene encoding ataxin-7-like protein 3 isoform X1 codes for the protein MKMEEMSLSGLDNSKLEAIAQEIYADLVEDSCLGFCFEVHRAVKCGYFFLDDTDPDSMKDFEIVDQPGLDIFGQVFNQWKSKECVCPNCSRSIAASRFAPHLEKCLGMGRNSSRIANRRIANSNNMNKSESDQEDNDDINDNDWSYGSEKKAKKRKSDKLWYLPFQNPNSPRRSKSLKHKNGELSNSDPFKYNNSTGISYETLGPDELRNLLTTQCGVISEHTKKMCTRSLRCPQHTDEQRRAVRIYFLGPSVVLPEVESSLDNDSFDMTDSQALISRLQWDGSSDLSPSDSGSSKTSENQGWGLGTNSSESRKTKKKKSHLSLVGTASSLGSNKKKKPKPPAPPTPSIYDDIN